One region of Rhodocaloribacter litoris genomic DNA includes:
- a CDS encoding MATE family efflux transporter: MSSSVSSNRSLWADLRASIRGVPYDFTEGSLGRAILLLSVPMVLEMFMQAVFEVADIFFVGRLGADAVAAVGLAASLVILVFAVGIGLSMAAAAMVARRIGERDPEGAAAAAVQALAVSLVFSLPVAALGIGYAPELLRLMGATEHVVAAGTGYTAVLLGTNTTILFLFLINAIFRGAGDAALAMRALWLANVLNIVLDPLFIFGWGPFPELGVTGAAVATAVGRGIGVGYQCHALLRGRSRIRIRRHHLRPDPGVIRRLLRVSGTGILQYLIGTASWLGVIRIIATFGSAAVAGYTIAVRVIIFALLPSWGLGNAAATLVGQNLGAKKPERAARAVWITAFVNTAFLGLVALAIQFVATPLVMLFTTDPAVIPYGTACLRIVSYSYVFWAFGMVVVQAFNGAGDTDTPTWINLVCFWLIQIPLAYLLARPLEMGPNGVFAAIAIAQAILAVLGVLAFRQGRWKRKVI; encoded by the coding sequence ATGTCTTCCTCCGTCTCGTCGAACCGCTCGCTGTGGGCGGACCTGCGGGCGTCCATTCGCGGGGTCCCCTACGATTTCACCGAGGGCAGCCTGGGGCGGGCCATCCTGCTCCTGTCCGTCCCGATGGTTCTCGAAATGTTCATGCAGGCCGTCTTCGAGGTGGCCGACATCTTTTTCGTGGGGCGCCTCGGGGCGGACGCGGTGGCCGCGGTGGGCCTGGCGGCCTCGCTGGTGATCCTCGTCTTCGCCGTCGGCATCGGGCTGAGCATGGCGGCGGCCGCGATGGTGGCCCGCCGCATCGGGGAAAGGGACCCGGAAGGGGCGGCGGCCGCCGCCGTACAGGCCCTGGCCGTCAGCCTGGTGTTCTCGCTTCCGGTAGCGGCCCTCGGCATCGGCTATGCCCCGGAGTTGCTCCGGCTCATGGGCGCCACGGAACATGTCGTGGCGGCCGGGACCGGCTACACTGCCGTGCTGCTCGGCACCAATACGACGATCCTGTTTCTCTTCCTGATCAACGCCATCTTCCGGGGCGCCGGCGACGCCGCCCTGGCGATGCGGGCGCTCTGGCTCGCCAACGTGCTCAACATCGTACTGGACCCGCTCTTCATCTTCGGCTGGGGGCCGTTCCCCGAGCTGGGCGTCACCGGGGCGGCGGTGGCCACGGCCGTCGGGCGCGGCATCGGGGTGGGCTACCAGTGCCATGCGCTGCTGCGCGGGCGAAGCCGGATCCGGATCCGGCGGCATCATCTGCGGCCGGATCCGGGGGTGATCCGGCGGCTGCTGCGCGTCTCGGGCACCGGCATCCTGCAATACCTGATCGGAACGGCCAGCTGGCTCGGGGTGATCCGCATCATCGCCACCTTCGGAAGTGCCGCTGTGGCCGGCTATACCATCGCCGTGCGGGTCATCATCTTCGCCCTGTTGCCGTCGTGGGGCCTGGGCAACGCGGCGGCCACGCTGGTGGGCCAGAACCTGGGGGCGAAAAAACCCGAGCGCGCCGCACGGGCCGTCTGGATCACCGCCTTCGTGAACACGGCGTTCCTCGGGCTGGTGGCCCTGGCGATCCAGTTCGTCGCCACGCCCCTCGTCATGCTGTTCACGACGGACCCGGCGGTGATTCCGTACGGCACGGCCTGCCTCCGGATCGTGAGCTACAGCTACGTGTTCTGGGCGTTCGGGATGGTCGTCGTTCAGGCTTTCAACGGGGCCGGGGACACCGACACCCCCACCTGGATCAACCTGGTGTGCTTCTGGCTGATCCAGATCCCGCTGGCTTACCTCCTGGCACGTCCCCTGGAGATGGGGCCGAACGGGGTCTTCGCCGCCATTGCCATCGCCCAGGCGATCCTGGCCGTCCTCGGCGTGCTGGCCTTCCGGCAGGGCCGGTGGAAGCGCAAGGTGATCTGA
- a CDS encoding Ppx/GppA phosphatase family protein produces the protein MTQQETAGHGIRRTAQPSDPGEDGGLHPVRVCVIDLGTNSFHTVIVDAYPNGAFKVIDRLKDMVRLGEGGLVAHRLTGEAMERGVQALRRIRLLAEGWGVSEYLAYATSAIREAENGGDFIARVQAEVGLHIRPISGNLEATLIYKGVRRAVSMPEPALLVDIGGGSTEFIVGTSRKLHYAASLKLGAARMTERFLHTDPVEKQEFRALRAYYREQLAPVYAAVRAHGAREIVGSSGTMENLAQVYLHLQGLSGASPFHEVFDPKAFRQVTKKIMRSTRAERAAMPGIDEKRIDQIVAGAMLVDVLLKDLEVERLRLSPNALREGMVVHFIEQNSKRLRRLAPFTDVRRRSVYELGFRFRWEQEHARHVAALALELFDVCHPLHGLDEDARELLEYAALLHDVGYHISHRRHHKHTCYLIRHADLRGFQPEEVAVIACVARYHRRAFPKKSHRVFGKLSKEHRRLVRQLAALLRLAEGLDRSHFQNVTRLDARLLDEALHLRLETKADPELEVWGARHAADLFEATFGRGIEVTAARLPETGP, from the coding sequence ATGACGCAGCAGGAAACGGCGGGGCATGGTATCCGCAGGACGGCACAACCCTCGGATCCGGGCGAAGACGGAGGCCTGCACCCCGTTCGGGTGTGTGTCATCGACCTGGGAACGAACTCGTTCCACACAGTCATCGTCGACGCGTACCCGAACGGGGCCTTCAAGGTGATCGACCGGCTCAAGGACATGGTGCGCCTGGGCGAGGGAGGGCTGGTGGCGCATCGCCTCACCGGGGAAGCCATGGAACGGGGGGTGCAGGCGCTCCGGCGCATCCGCCTGCTGGCCGAAGGGTGGGGGGTGAGCGAGTATCTGGCCTACGCGACGAGCGCCATCCGGGAGGCCGAGAACGGCGGCGACTTCATCGCGCGTGTGCAGGCGGAGGTGGGCCTGCACATTCGCCCGATCAGCGGCAACCTGGAGGCCACGCTCATCTACAAAGGCGTCCGTCGCGCCGTCTCGATGCCGGAGCCGGCCCTGCTGGTCGACATCGGCGGGGGATCGACCGAGTTCATCGTGGGCACGAGCCGGAAGTTGCACTACGCCGCGAGCCTCAAGCTCGGAGCGGCCCGCATGACGGAACGGTTTCTTCACACCGACCCGGTCGAGAAGCAGGAGTTCAGGGCGTTGCGGGCCTATTACCGGGAGCAACTGGCGCCCGTCTACGCGGCGGTGCGGGCGCACGGTGCCCGCGAGATCGTCGGATCTTCGGGCACGATGGAAAACCTGGCGCAGGTCTACCTCCATCTCCAGGGCCTTTCCGGGGCGTCACCGTTTCACGAGGTCTTCGATCCGAAGGCGTTTCGCCAGGTCACGAAGAAGATCATGCGTTCGACGCGGGCGGAGCGGGCCGCGATGCCGGGCATCGACGAGAAGCGGATCGACCAGATCGTTGCCGGGGCGATGCTCGTCGATGTGTTGCTGAAGGACCTGGAGGTCGAGCGGCTACGCCTTTCTCCGAACGCCCTGCGGGAGGGGATGGTGGTCCATTTCATCGAGCAGAACAGCAAGCGCCTGCGCCGCCTGGCCCCGTTCACCGACGTGCGGCGGCGGAGCGTCTACGAGCTGGGTTTCCGGTTCCGGTGGGAGCAGGAGCATGCGCGCCACGTGGCGGCGCTGGCCCTCGAGCTGTTCGATGTCTGCCACCCGCTGCATGGGCTGGACGAAGACGCCCGCGAGCTGCTCGAATACGCTGCGCTGCTGCACGACGTCGGCTACCACATCAGCCACCGGCGTCATCACAAGCACACCTGTTATCTGATCCGGCATGCCGACCTGCGCGGTTTTCAGCCCGAGGAGGTGGCCGTCATCGCGTGTGTGGCCCGGTATCACCGGCGGGCGTTCCCGAAGAAGTCGCACCGGGTGTTCGGGAAGCTCTCGAAGGAGCACCGGCGGCTGGTGCGGCAGCTCGCGGCCCTGCTGCGCCTGGCCGAGGGGCTCGACCGCAGCCACTTCCAGAACGTGACGCGCCTCGACGCCCGGCTGTTGGACGAGGCGCTGCACCTGCGGCTCGAAACGAAGGCCGATCCGGAACTCGAGGTCTGGGGGGCCCGGCATGCCGCCGATCTGTTCGAGGCCACGTTCGGGCGGGGGATCGAGGTGACGGCCGCCCGCCTGCCGGAGACGGGGCCGTAG
- a CDS encoding NADH-quinone oxidoreductase subunit J family protein, producing the protein MIAQFLFFLLAIVAVTAALGMLLSRNPVTSALWLILNLFCIAGLYLTLHAQFIAVIQVLVYAGAIMVLFLFVIMLLNLAALPAFRQVDLRRGVAFVLVMGVLAELAYITAMAAGVLPEPVPPEQAAQTGYAAEIAKELFTRYALPFEMVGVLLLAATIGAVMFAKRRFV; encoded by the coding sequence ATGATCGCGCAATTTCTCTTTTTTCTGCTGGCGATCGTAGCCGTGACGGCGGCACTGGGTATGCTGCTGTCGCGCAACCCGGTCACGAGCGCGCTGTGGCTGATTCTGAACCTGTTCTGCATCGCCGGGCTGTACCTGACGCTGCACGCGCAGTTCATCGCCGTGATCCAGGTGCTGGTCTATGCCGGTGCGATCATGGTGCTGTTTCTGTTCGTGATCATGCTGCTCAACCTGGCGGCGCTGCCGGCCTTCCGCCAGGTGGACCTGCGGCGGGGGGTGGCCTTCGTGCTGGTGATGGGGGTGCTGGCCGAGCTGGCCTACATCACGGCGATGGCGGCCGGTGTCCTGCCCGAGCCGGTTCCGCCCGAGCAGGCGGCACAGACGGGCTACGCCGCGGAGATCGCCAAGGAGCTCTTTACGCGCTATGCCCTCCCGTTCGAGATGGTGGGGGTGCTGTTGCTGGCGGCCACCATCGGCGCGGTGATGTTCGCCAAGCGTCGTTTCGTCTGA
- the nuoK gene encoding NADH-quinone oxidoreductase subunit NuoK — protein sequence MDISWYLALSAVLFTIGVLGVLLRRNAIIILMSVELMLNAVNLTLVAFSQALGDVAGQVLVFFAISVAAAEAAIGLAIVIAIFRGKLTVDVTQINLFKY from the coding sequence ATGGATATTTCCTGGTATCTGGCGCTGAGTGCGGTGCTCTTTACCATCGGGGTGCTGGGGGTGCTGCTGCGCCGCAACGCCATCATCATCCTGATGTCGGTGGAGCTGATGCTCAACGCCGTCAACCTGACGCTGGTGGCCTTCAGCCAGGCGCTGGGGGACGTGGCCGGGCAGGTGCTCGTGTTCTTCGCCATCTCGGTGGCTGCGGCCGAGGCGGCCATCGGGCTGGCCATCGTGATTGCCATCTTCCGCGGCAAGCTGACCGTGGACGTGACCCAGATCAACCTGTTCAAGTATTAA
- the nuoL gene encoding NADH-quinone oxidoreductase subunit L, translating to MEPDLLVRLILLLPLAGAVFNGVLPLFMPGLRRRETLLGSVGTAVVALPFVLAVYLFVTYGGEPVVTTFFTWMAAGDLSVSFAYRIDELSLLMTLIVTGVGGLIHLYSIGYMHGDPGFWRFFAYLNLFIFMMLNLVLGDNLPVLFLGWEGVGLCSYLLIGFWYTDLKNSAAANKAFIMNRVGDFAFLLAMFILFRELGSLDFDVILSEGPGMSQAAVNWVVLLLFFGATGKSAQIPLYTWLPDAMAGPTPVSALIHAATMVTSGLYLLARLSPLVLSAPGIMALVAVIGATTALVAATIAITQNDIKKVLAYSTVSQLGYMFLASGVGAFFVAIFHVMTHAFFKGCLFLGSGSVIHAMHHVEHEVAHHGKGHLDPQDMRTMGGLKRYMPTTRLTFLLSTLAIAGIPLFSGFFSKDEILFKAFEYGYDGHAYAWFAWGVGVLTAFLTAVYMTRCYVLTFEGRPRWPLAETVHPHESPWMMTVPLWVLGFLSVVGGFLGLPGVIAHGELNWIHHWLAGEHGPVAEAAVHGHVPLALEWGLIGLGALIALVGVGLAWQWYAQHGLAFDARLKERFGRLYRWAAELYHVDDFYRATFVRLVIGGAEKGLAPFDQRVVDGLVNGVARMTRGLGLALRYLQTGLVQAYAVAVVLGVVLIIALMLFGS from the coding sequence ATGGAACCAGACCTGCTTGTACGGCTGATCCTGCTCCTGCCGCTGGCGGGCGCCGTCTTCAACGGGGTGCTGCCGCTTTTCATGCCCGGCCTGCGGCGACGGGAAACCCTCCTCGGGAGCGTCGGGACGGCCGTGGTGGCCCTCCCCTTCGTGCTGGCCGTCTATCTCTTCGTCACCTACGGCGGCGAGCCGGTCGTGACCACGTTCTTCACCTGGATGGCCGCCGGGGATCTGAGCGTCTCGTTCGCCTACCGTATCGACGAGCTCTCGCTCCTGATGACGCTCATCGTCACCGGCGTCGGGGGGCTCATCCATCTCTATTCCATCGGCTACATGCACGGTGACCCCGGGTTCTGGCGCTTCTTCGCGTACCTGAACCTGTTCATTTTCATGATGCTCAACCTGGTGCTGGGGGACAACCTGCCGGTGCTGTTCCTCGGCTGGGAGGGCGTCGGGCTGTGTTCCTACCTGCTGATCGGGTTCTGGTACACCGACCTGAAGAACAGTGCCGCCGCCAACAAGGCGTTCATCATGAACCGGGTGGGGGACTTCGCCTTCCTGCTGGCGATGTTCATCCTCTTTCGCGAGCTGGGCAGCCTGGACTTCGACGTGATCCTGTCGGAAGGGCCGGGCATGTCGCAGGCGGCGGTCAACTGGGTCGTCCTGTTGCTGTTCTTCGGGGCCACGGGCAAGAGCGCGCAGATCCCGCTCTACACGTGGTTGCCGGACGCCATGGCCGGTCCGACGCCCGTCTCGGCCCTCATCCATGCCGCCACGATGGTCACGAGCGGGCTCTACCTGCTGGCCCGCCTGTCGCCGCTGGTGCTCTCCGCGCCGGGGATCATGGCGCTCGTGGCCGTCATCGGGGCGACGACGGCGCTCGTGGCGGCGACGATCGCCATCACGCAGAACGACATCAAGAAGGTGCTGGCCTATTCGACGGTCTCGCAGCTCGGCTACATGTTTCTGGCCTCGGGCGTGGGGGCCTTCTTCGTGGCGATCTTTCACGTGATGACGCATGCGTTCTTCAAGGGCTGCCTGTTCCTGGGGTCCGGCAGCGTCATTCACGCGATGCACCATGTGGAGCATGAGGTGGCGCACCACGGCAAGGGGCACCTGGACCCGCAGGACATGCGCACGATGGGCGGGTTGAAGCGGTACATGCCGACGACGCGCCTGACGTTTCTGCTTTCGACGCTGGCCATCGCCGGGATTCCGCTCTTCTCGGGTTTCTTCTCGAAAGACGAGATCCTGTTCAAGGCGTTCGAATACGGCTACGACGGGCACGCCTATGCCTGGTTCGCCTGGGGCGTGGGCGTTTTGACGGCGTTCCTGACGGCCGTCTACATGACGCGCTGCTACGTGCTGACCTTCGAGGGCCGGCCGCGCTGGCCCCTGGCGGAGACGGTGCACCCGCACGAGTCGCCCTGGATGATGACGGTGCCCCTGTGGGTGCTGGGCTTCCTGTCCGTGGTGGGGGGCTTTCTGGGGTTGCCCGGTGTGATCGCACACGGCGAGTTGAACTGGATCCACCACTGGCTGGCGGGCGAGCACGGTCCGGTCGCCGAAGCCGCGGTGCACGGGCATGTCCCCCTGGCGCTCGAGTGGGGGCTCATCGGCCTCGGTGCGCTGATCGCCCTGGTCGGGGTGGGGCTGGCCTGGCAGTGGTACGCGCAGCACGGGCTGGCCTTCGACGCCCGCCTGAAAGAGCGTTTCGGCCGGCTCTACCGGTGGGCCGCGGAACTGTACCACGTGGACGACTTCTACCGGGCCACGTTCGTCCGCCTGGTCATCGGCGGGGCGGAGAAAGGGCTGGCGCCGTTCGACCAGCGGGTCGTCGACGGGCTCGTCAACGGCGTGGCCCGTATGACGCGCGGCCTCGGCCTGGCCCTGCGCTACCTCCAGACCGGCCTCGTGCAGGCCTATGCCGTGGCCGTCGTGCTCGGGGTGGTGCTCATCATCGCCCTGATGCTCTTTGGTTCCTAG
- a CDS encoding complex I subunit 4 family protein, with the protein MPLTSIVIFLPLVGALVILALRQAGAIRWAALLTTVVTFLVSLGLWAGFDPSVTTAQLVDQSAAWFPERFDVKYFVGVDGLSLLLVLLTTLLGPIVVLSSWTYIEKYQKGYYILLLILQTGITGVFTAYDVILFYIFFELTLIPMYFIIGIWGGEDRIYAAVKFVLYTMVGSLLMLVAILYLGYQAGQAVNGGVFTTDWYKLLEYNVPLADQTWLFFLFAFSFAIKVPLFPLHTWLPDAHVQAPTGGSVILAGVLLKMGTYGLVRFCLPFFPNAAREYAMLFAVLAVIGIVYGAMVSRAQPDAKKLVAYSSVSHLGFVVLGLFAFTVEAMQGAMIQMINHGLSTGALFLIVGMLYERRHTRLMADFGGIARTVPVLSFFMILTVLASAGLPGLNGFVGEFMILAGSFKSTVVGRPLLIALATTGVILAAVYLLWMVYRTFWGPITQEANRTMKDLNAREVALLVPLAVLMVVLGLAPTPFLKTSEPATRFLLETIEQKRLAAQQADPGVPVLADRLRDADRPAEVEAPGPGPVPPRD; encoded by the coding sequence ATGCCCTTAACCTCGATCGTCATCTTTCTGCCCCTGGTGGGGGCCCTGGTGATCCTGGCGCTGCGGCAGGCCGGCGCGATCCGGTGGGCGGCCCTTCTGACCACGGTGGTCACGTTTCTCGTGTCGCTGGGGCTGTGGGCGGGCTTCGACCCGTCGGTCACCACGGCGCAGCTCGTCGACCAGTCCGCCGCCTGGTTCCCCGAGCGCTTCGACGTGAAATACTTCGTCGGCGTCGACGGGCTGAGCCTGCTGCTGGTGCTGCTGACGACGCTGCTCGGTCCTATCGTGGTACTCTCGTCCTGGACCTACATCGAGAAGTACCAGAAGGGCTATTACATCCTCCTGCTCATCCTCCAGACGGGCATCACGGGTGTCTTCACCGCCTACGACGTCATCCTCTTCTACATCTTCTTCGAGCTGACGCTCATTCCGATGTATTTCATCATCGGCATCTGGGGCGGGGAGGACCGGATCTATGCGGCCGTCAAGTTTGTGCTCTACACGATGGTCGGCTCGCTGCTGATGCTCGTGGCGATCCTGTACCTGGGCTATCAGGCCGGGCAGGCCGTCAATGGCGGCGTCTTCACCACCGACTGGTACAAGCTGCTCGAATACAACGTGCCGCTGGCCGACCAGACCTGGCTCTTCTTCCTCTTTGCCTTCTCGTTTGCCATCAAGGTGCCGCTTTTCCCGCTGCACACGTGGTTGCCGGATGCGCACGTGCAGGCGCCCACGGGCGGCTCGGTGATCCTGGCCGGTGTGCTGCTGAAGATGGGGACCTACGGGCTGGTGCGCTTCTGCCTGCCCTTCTTTCCGAATGCGGCCCGGGAGTATGCGATGCTCTTTGCCGTGCTGGCCGTCATCGGGATCGTCTACGGCGCGATGGTCTCGCGGGCCCAGCCGGATGCCAAGAAGCTCGTCGCCTACTCGTCGGTGAGCCACCTGGGCTTTGTGGTGCTGGGCCTTTTCGCTTTCACCGTCGAGGCCATGCAGGGCGCCATGATCCAGATGATCAACCACGGCCTCTCCACGGGCGCGCTCTTCCTGATCGTCGGCATGCTCTACGAGCGCCGGCACACCCGGCTGATGGCCGACTTCGGCGGCATCGCCCGGACGGTGCCCGTGCTCTCGTTCTTCATGATCCTGACGGTGCTGGCCTCGGCCGGCCTGCCCGGCCTGAACGGCTTCGTGGGCGAGTTCATGATCCTGGCCGGGTCGTTCAAGAGCACCGTCGTTGGCCGCCCGCTGCTGATCGCGCTGGCGACGACCGGCGTCATCCTGGCGGCGGTCTACCTGCTGTGGATGGTCTACCGGACGTTCTGGGGGCCGATTACGCAGGAGGCCAACCGGACCATGAAGGACCTGAACGCCCGCGAGGTGGCCCTGCTCGTGCCGCTGGCGGTGCTCATGGTGGTGCTCGGCCTGGCGCCGACCCCCTTCCTGAAGACGAGCGAACCGGCCACGCGCTTCCTGCTGGAGACCATCGAACAGAAGCGCCTGGCCGCACAGCAGGCCGATCCCGGCGTGCCCGTGCTGGCGGACCGCCTCCGCGACGCGGACCGTCCCGCCGAAGTCGAAGCGCCCGGCCCCGGCCCGGTCCCCCCTCGAGACTGA
- a CDS encoding sodium:proton antiporter produces the protein MKTSLLLVRLARSLGRAGVLLLLMLAWSGPYDARAQEAVPETPVVADTVQDGAVARPEAPAAEPAQEAGAAVQEAEAHGEHASPPVWLVLPFVAILLMIATGPLFYPHHWHHHYPKYAVGLGLVVVFYYIFGMGTVVPVQHALDEYLSFIALVASLFIAASGIFVSINAKGTPRNNIILLFGASVIANLIATTGSAMLFIRSYMRLNKGRLKAYHIIFFIFLVANVGGALTPIGDPPLFLGFLRGVPFFWTLTHVWYIWLPTTILILAVFYVFDKRNKLESPDPEPGKPILSLQGTKSFFWVLLIILLVFVDPNVFPWVPSPKNLHLPFGFHLPLGIREIGMFLVAFLAYKTADREALAKNEFNFEPIREVGWLFLGIFATMQPALELISEFAQHHAEDLTVGMFYWGTGMLSGILDNAPTYLNFVAAAMGKFGLDVNLPAHVKDFALPEMAHPDSWHFLQAISVAAVFFGAMSYIGNAPNFMVKAIAEANGVETPSFMGYIVRYSIPILIPIYFVIYVIFYSGWVLSIN, from the coding sequence ATGAAGACATCGTTGTTGCTCGTCCGTCTGGCCCGGTCCCTGGGGCGGGCCGGGGTACTGCTTCTCCTGATGCTGGCCTGGTCGGGCCCGTACGATGCACGGGCACAGGAAGCCGTACCGGAGACGCCCGTCGTCGCGGACACGGTGCAGGATGGAGCCGTGGCGCGTCCGGAGGCGCCCGCGGCGGAGCCGGCCCAGGAGGCCGGGGCGGCGGTGCAGGAGGCGGAAGCACACGGCGAGCACGCCTCGCCGCCGGTGTGGCTGGTGCTGCCGTTCGTGGCCATCCTGCTCATGATCGCCACCGGGCCGCTCTTCTACCCGCATCACTGGCATCATCACTATCCGAAGTATGCCGTCGGGCTGGGGCTCGTCGTCGTCTTCTACTACATCTTCGGGATGGGCACCGTGGTGCCCGTGCAGCACGCGCTCGACGAATACCTTTCGTTCATCGCGCTGGTGGCCTCGCTCTTCATCGCGGCCAGCGGCATCTTCGTGAGCATCAACGCGAAGGGGACGCCGCGCAACAACATCATCCTGCTCTTCGGGGCCTCGGTCATCGCCAACCTGATCGCCACGACCGGCTCGGCGATGCTGTTCATCCGCTCCTACATGCGGCTGAACAAAGGGCGGCTGAAGGCCTACCACATCATCTTCTTCATCTTCCTCGTGGCCAACGTGGGGGGGGCGCTGACCCCCATCGGCGACCCGCCGCTGTTTCTCGGCTTCCTGCGCGGGGTGCCCTTCTTCTGGACGCTCACGCACGTCTGGTACATCTGGCTGCCGACGACCATCCTGATCCTGGCCGTCTTCTACGTCTTCGACAAACGGAACAAGCTGGAGAGCCCCGATCCGGAGCCGGGCAAGCCCATCCTCAGCCTGCAGGGGACGAAAAGCTTCTTCTGGGTGCTTTTGATCATCCTGCTCGTCTTCGTCGATCCCAACGTCTTCCCCTGGGTGCCGAGCCCGAAGAACCTGCACCTGCCCTTCGGCTTCCACCTGCCGCTGGGGATCCGGGAGATCGGGATGTTCCTGGTGGCGTTTCTGGCCTACAAGACGGCCGACCGGGAGGCGCTGGCAAAGAACGAGTTCAACTTTGAGCCCATCCGGGAGGTGGGCTGGCTGTTCCTGGGCATCTTCGCCACGATGCAGCCGGCCCTGGAGCTCATCAGCGAGTTTGCCCAACACCACGCCGAGGACCTGACCGTCGGCATGTTCTACTGGGGAACCGGCATGCTGTCCGGCATCCTGGACAACGCGCCGACGTACCTCAACTTCGTGGCCGCCGCGATGGGCAAGTTCGGCCTCGACGTGAACCTGCCGGCCCACGTGAAGGATTTCGCCCTGCCGGAGATGGCCCACCCGGATTCGTGGCACTTCCTGCAGGCGATCTCGGTGGCGGCGGTCTTCTTCGGGGCAATGAGCTATATCGGGAACGCGCCCAACTTCATGGTGAAGGCCATTGCCGAGGCGAACGGGGTCGAGACGCCCTCGTTCATGGGCTACATCGTCCGGTACTCGATCCCGATCCTGATCCCGATCTATTTCGTCATCTACGTCATCTTCTACAGCGGGTGGGTGCTGAGCATCAACTGA
- a CDS encoding 4a-hydroxytetrahydrobiopterin dehydratase yields the protein MAEPLRPSEIEAALQDLPGWRYEADRLTKTFIFSSFREAVGFIVRLAFEAEALNHHPELTNVYNRVTLALTTHDAGNRVTVRDVRLARAIEAFNWT from the coding sequence ATGGCGGAACCCCTGCGTCCGAGCGAGATCGAAGCCGCCCTGCAAGACCTGCCGGGGTGGCGCTACGAGGCAGACCGGCTGACGAAGACGTTCATTTTCTCCAGTTTTCGCGAAGCCGTCGGTTTCATTGTGCGCCTGGCCTTCGAGGCCGAGGCGCTGAACCACCACCCGGAGCTGACGAACGTCTACAACCGCGTCACACTGGCGCTTACGACCCACGACGCGGGCAACCGGGTCACGGTGCGCGATGTGCGCCTGGCCCGGGCCATCGAAGCTTTCAACTGGACCTGA